The Streptomyces europaeiscabiei genome window below encodes:
- a CDS encoding glycosyl hydrolase 115 family protein: MSADVSRRTVLGAGAGLAVLPALPGVARAEEVSAEGVSGGPRVTDPGAYISFTGGAFALVGAPVVVSPEDHPGVVRAAGDLRDDIERVTGERPGSAMAAEVVLVGTIGRSPLIDGLIAAGKLDVGGVRGEWETSLQTVVDRPMPGVKRAFVVAGSDPRGTIFGAYDVSYGLGVSPWYWWDDVSPVHREAVYVRAGRFSQGTPAVKYRGVFINDENPALGTWAPAYFGPGKAPGHPGGFNADFWAKVFEVLLRLKGNYVWPAVWGRAFAEDDPENHARAKEYGIVMGTSHEAPMMRGIEEWNRHAVPAVRDGAGKVVTPGRDPYGGTGEWSYRRNAEAVRAYWRDGIKRMVEQDFEGVVTLGMRGNGDTSLPDGDGIELMREIIDTQRRIIAEVTGRPAEETPQVWTLYKEVQRYWDRGLRAPDDVTVVLTDDNWGNIRKHPDPGEPVRPGGYGLYYHFDYVGVGRNYKWVDTANLANLWEQLHQADAYGNHGLWVVNVGDLKGNELPTEFFLNYAWNPRRWGLENLGEWERGFARQSFGAEVAAEVAEVLSEYGQLQARRKPELLNRRITLDETKDPTKDERAIVYDDQETPFFFGHRELERVTEEWRALAKRAERVGRRLPAAVRDAWFELVGYAVLATANLYGLRAAEFENLLYAGQGRAATNDRAEAAEAALARDFALARRFNSEVAGGKWRGFQTQPHIGYGDVERYGPNAGWQQPERNNVALPDEIFPKVRRIEVPQAAELGVAVDGADDSGQWWPGSATEAVLPVFSPYQTRPQQYVEIFNRGRTPFSYRIESSVPWLVVERSRGRVEEQVRVAVRVDWGRVPAGGAEASLRVSGAGASVTVKAVAAKPSARQARKLRGFVEAGGYVAIDAEHHARAVGSPDGRVRWRRIERIGRTGAGVTPWPVTAARQVPGGDGPRLEYEVGLVSAVDEVTVLAYVSPRNPALATGGLRYAVSFGAGAPQVVDINAVTGADDGLMNKQWARNTSDNVNVTATRHAITGPGVHRLTFWMVDPTVVLQRLVIDTGGLTPTYLGPLESHRI, from the coding sequence ATGTCCGCGGACGTCAGCCGTAGAACCGTTCTGGGAGCGGGCGCAGGTCTCGCCGTCTTGCCCGCCCTGCCGGGGGTGGCGCGGGCGGAGGAGGTGTCGGCGGAGGGTGTGTCGGGCGGGCCGCGGGTCACCGACCCCGGTGCGTACATCTCCTTCACCGGCGGGGCGTTCGCGCTGGTCGGGGCCCCGGTCGTGGTCAGCCCCGAGGATCACCCCGGAGTCGTACGGGCCGCGGGGGATCTGCGGGACGACATCGAGCGGGTGACGGGGGAGCGGCCCGGGAGCGCGATGGCGGCCGAGGTCGTGCTGGTGGGGACCATCGGCCGGAGTCCGCTGATCGACGGGCTGATCGCCGCCGGGAAGCTGGATGTCGGCGGGGTGCGGGGTGAGTGGGAGACCTCGTTGCAGACGGTCGTCGATCGGCCGATGCCCGGGGTGAAGCGCGCCTTCGTCGTCGCGGGCAGCGATCCGCGGGGCACGATCTTCGGGGCGTACGACGTCTCGTACGGCCTCGGTGTCTCTCCCTGGTACTGGTGGGACGACGTGTCGCCGGTCCACCGGGAGGCGGTGTACGTGCGGGCGGGCCGCTTCAGCCAGGGGACGCCGGCCGTGAAGTACCGGGGCGTCTTCATCAACGACGAGAACCCGGCGCTCGGGACGTGGGCGCCGGCGTACTTCGGGCCCGGGAAGGCGCCGGGGCATCCCGGGGGCTTCAACGCGGACTTCTGGGCGAAGGTCTTCGAAGTGTTGCTGAGGCTGAAGGGGAACTACGTCTGGCCGGCGGTGTGGGGGCGGGCCTTCGCCGAGGACGATCCGGAGAACCACGCGCGGGCGAAGGAATACGGGATTGTCATGGGCACGTCGCATGAGGCGCCCATGATGCGGGGGATCGAGGAGTGGAACCGGCACGCGGTCCCTGCGGTGCGGGACGGCGCGGGCAAGGTGGTGACCCCCGGACGGGACCCCTACGGGGGTACCGGGGAGTGGTCGTACCGCCGGAACGCCGAGGCCGTCAGGGCGTACTGGCGGGACGGCATCAAGCGGATGGTGGAGCAGGACTTCGAGGGTGTCGTCACGCTGGGCATGCGGGGGAACGGCGACACCAGCCTGCCCGACGGCGACGGCATCGAGCTGATGCGGGAGATCATCGATACCCAGCGGCGGATCATCGCGGAGGTGACCGGCCGCCCGGCGGAGGAGACCCCGCAGGTGTGGACCCTCTACAAGGAGGTCCAACGGTACTGGGACCGGGGGCTGCGGGCGCCGGACGATGTCACGGTCGTCCTCACGGACGACAACTGGGGGAACATCCGTAAGCATCCGGACCCGGGGGAGCCCGTACGACCCGGGGGTTACGGGTTGTACTACCACTTCGACTACGTCGGTGTCGGGCGCAACTACAAGTGGGTCGACACGGCGAACCTCGCGAATCTGTGGGAGCAGCTGCACCAGGCCGACGCGTACGGCAACCACGGTCTGTGGGTGGTGAACGTCGGCGACTTGAAGGGGAACGAGCTGCCGACCGAGTTCTTCCTGAACTACGCCTGGAATCCGAGGCGTTGGGGCCTGGAGAACCTGGGGGAGTGGGAGCGGGGGTTCGCTCGGCAGAGCTTCGGGGCGGAGGTGGCGGCGGAGGTCGCCGAGGTGCTGAGTGAGTACGGGCAGCTGCAGGCCCGCCGCAAGCCCGAGCTGCTGAACCGCCGGATCACCCTTGACGAGACGAAGGACCCCACCAAGGACGAGCGGGCGATCGTCTACGACGACCAGGAGACGCCCTTCTTCTTCGGCCACCGGGAGCTGGAACGCGTCACGGAGGAGTGGCGGGCGCTGGCGAAGCGGGCGGAACGGGTGGGGAGGCGGCTTCCCGCGGCCGTTCGGGACGCGTGGTTCGAGCTGGTCGGGTACGCGGTGCTGGCGACGGCGAACCTGTACGGGCTGCGGGCGGCCGAGTTCGAGAACCTGCTGTACGCGGGTCAGGGGAGGGCGGCGACGAACGACCGGGCTGAGGCTGCCGAGGCGGCACTGGCACGGGACTTCGCGTTGGCCCGTCGCTTCAACTCCGAGGTGGCGGGCGGGAAGTGGCGGGGTTTCCAGACGCAGCCGCACATCGGGTACGGGGATGTGGAGCGCTACGGCCCGAACGCCGGGTGGCAGCAGCCGGAGCGGAACAACGTGGCGCTGCCGGACGAGATCTTCCCCAAGGTGCGGCGGATCGAGGTGCCTCAGGCCGCGGAGCTGGGGGTGGCGGTCGACGGGGCGGACGACTCGGGGCAGTGGTGGCCCGGATCGGCGACGGAGGCGGTCCTGCCGGTCTTCAGCCCGTATCAGACACGTCCCCAGCAGTACGTGGAGATCTTCAACCGGGGGCGTACGCCCTTTTCATACCGGATCGAGTCGTCGGTGCCGTGGCTGGTGGTGGAGCGGTCGCGGGGGCGGGTCGAGGAGCAGGTGCGGGTGGCGGTCCGGGTGGACTGGGGGCGGGTGCCCGCGGGGGGTGCCGAGGCTTCGTTGCGGGTGAGCGGGGCCGGGGCCTCGGTCACGGTGAAGGCCGTCGCGGCGAAGCCGTCGGCGCGCCAGGCGCGGAAGCTGCGGGGGTTCGTCGAGGCGGGCGGGTACGTGGCGATCGACGCGGAGCACCACGCGCGGGCGGTGGGGTCGCCCGACGGGCGGGTGCGCTGGCGCCGGATCGAGCGGATCGGGCGCACCGGCGCGGGGGTGACGCCGTGGCCGGTGACGGCAGCCCGGCAGGTGCCGGGGGGTGACGGGCCGCGCCTGGAGTACGAGGTCGGCTTGGTGTCGGCCGTGGACGAGGTGACGGTCCTGGCGTACGTCTCACCTCGGAACCCCGCGTTGGCCACGGGCGGGCTGCGGTACGCCGTGTCCTTCGGCGCCGGCGCTCCTCAGGTCGTCGACATCAACGCCGTCACCGGGGCCGACGACGGGCTGATGAACAAGCAGTGGGCACGGAACACCTCGGACAACGTGAACGTGACGGCGACCCGGCACGCGATCACCGGGCCCGGGGTGCACCGCCTGACGTTCTGGATGGTCGACCCGACGGTGGTGCTGCAACGGCTGGTGATCGACACGGGCGGACTGACGCCGACATATCTGGGGCCGCTGGAGAGCCACCGAATCTGA
- a CDS encoding endo-1,4-beta-xylanase translates to MTHMNRFRFRFRTPVLALVAGALLSTAVAVQPASAHDPYGSSGLSDASGQSGQSLRKLADRAGVRIGTAVDMNVLAEDRTYRRTTAREFDSVTAENAMKWESVEPQRGVYDWKQADGLVRYARAHGQVVRGHTLVWHSQLPAWLTSGVADGSIGSAELRGILRKHITTEVKRYKGKIQQWDVVNEVFEEDGSLRNSIWLRELGPSYIADAFRWAHAADPKAKLFLNDYNVEGVNAKSTAYYELAKRLRAQGVPVQGFGAQGHLAIQYGFPGQVAENLARFGALGMRTAFTEVDVRMILPVDETKSATQASYFRGLLDACLGARSCTSFTVWGFTDRYSWVPGVFDGQGAATPMDEEYGRKPAYGALREGLAAGR, encoded by the coding sequence ATGACGCACATGAACCGCTTCCGCTTCCGCTTCCGTACGCCCGTGCTCGCGCTGGTCGCCGGGGCGCTGCTGTCCACGGCGGTGGCCGTGCAGCCGGCCTCGGCACATGACCCGTACGGCTCGTCCGGCCTGTCCGACGCGTCCGGCCAGTCCGGCCAGTCCTTGAGGAAGCTCGCCGACCGGGCCGGCGTACGCATCGGCACCGCCGTGGACATGAACGTGTTGGCCGAGGACCGCACGTACCGCCGGACGACCGCACGCGAGTTCGACTCGGTGACCGCCGAGAACGCCATGAAGTGGGAGTCGGTGGAGCCGCAGCGGGGCGTCTACGACTGGAAGCAGGCCGACGGCCTCGTCCGCTACGCCCGCGCCCACGGGCAGGTCGTCCGCGGCCACACCCTCGTCTGGCACAGCCAGTTGCCGGCCTGGCTGACGTCCGGTGTGGCGGACGGGTCGATCGGCTCGGCGGAGCTGCGGGGCATTCTGCGCAAGCACATCACGACGGAGGTGAAGCGGTACAAGGGGAAGATCCAGCAGTGGGACGTGGTGAACGAGGTCTTCGAGGAGGACGGCAGCCTGCGGAACTCGATCTGGCTGCGTGAACTGGGGCCGTCGTACATCGCGGACGCTTTCCGCTGGGCCCACGCCGCCGACCCGAAGGCGAAGCTCTTCCTCAACGACTACAACGTGGAGGGCGTCAACGCGAAGTCCACGGCGTACTACGAACTGGCGAAGCGGTTGCGTGCTCAGGGCGTGCCCGTGCAGGGCTTCGGCGCTCAGGGCCACCTCGCGATCCAGTACGGCTTCCCGGGGCAGGTCGCCGAGAACCTCGCCCGCTTCGGGGCGCTGGGGATGCGGACGGCGTTCACCGAGGTGGACGTGCGGATGATCCTGCCGGTGGACGAGACGAAGTCGGCGACCCAGGCGAGCTACTTCCGGGGGCTGTTGGACGCCTGTCTGGGGGCGCGGAGCTGCACGTCGTTCACGGTGTGGGGGTTCACGGACCGGTACTCGTGGGTGCCGGGGGTCTTCGACGGCCAGGGGGCGGCGACGCCGATGGACGAGGAGTACGGGCGGAAGCCGGCGTACGGGGCGCTGCGGGAGGGGCTGGCGGCGGGGAGGTGA
- the fusA gene encoding elongation factor G: MATTSLDLARVRNIGIMAHIDAGKTTTTERILFYTGVSYKIGEVHDGAATMDWMEQEQERGITITSAATTCHWPLEDDDYTINIIDTPGHVDFTVEVERSLRVLDGAVTVFDGVAGVEPQSETVWRQADRYGVPRICFVNKLDRTGAEFHRCVDMISSRLGAVPLVMQLPIGAEMDFKGVVDLVRMKALVWSAEAAKGEMYDVVDIPATHTEAAEEYRGKLVEAVAENDDEIMELFLEGQEPTEEQLYAAIRRITIATGKSDGVTVTPVFCGTAFKNKGVQPLLDAVVRYLPTPLDVEAIEGHDVKDPELVVKRKPSDDEPLSALAFKIMSDPHLGKLTFVRIYSGRLESGTAVLNSVKGKKERIGKIYRMHANKREEIESVGAGDIVAVMGLKQTTTGETLSDDKQPVILESMDFPAPVIQVAIEPKSKGDQEKLGVAIQRLAEEDPSFQVHSDEETGQTIIGGMGELHLEVLVDRMRREFKVEANVGKPQVAYRETIRKAVERVDYTHKKQTGGTGQFAKVQIAIEPIEGGDASYEFVNKVTGGRIPKEYIPSVDAGAQEAMQFGILAGYEMTGVRVILLDGGYHEVDSSELAFKIAGSQAFKEAARKASPVLLEPMMAVEVTTPEDYMGEVIGDINSRRGQIQAMEERAGARVVKGLVPLSEMFGYVGDLRSKTSGRASYSMQFDSYAEVPRNVAEEIIAKAKGE, translated from the coding sequence ATGGCTACCACTTCACTTGACCTGGCCAGGGTCCGCAACATCGGGATCATGGCCCACATCGACGCGGGCAAGACGACCACCACCGAGCGGATCCTCTTCTACACCGGCGTCAGCTACAAGATCGGTGAGGTCCACGACGGCGCCGCCACCATGGACTGGATGGAGCAGGAGCAGGAGCGTGGCATCACGATCACCTCTGCTGCCACCACCTGTCACTGGCCGCTCGAGGACGACGACTACACGATCAACATCATCGACACCCCGGGGCACGTCGACTTCACGGTCGAGGTGGAGCGTTCGCTCCGCGTGCTCGACGGTGCCGTCACCGTGTTCGACGGTGTCGCCGGTGTCGAGCCGCAGTCCGAGACGGTGTGGCGTCAGGCCGACCGCTACGGCGTGCCGCGCATCTGCTTCGTGAACAAGCTGGACCGTACCGGCGCCGAGTTCCACCGTTGTGTGGACATGATCTCGAGCCGCCTGGGTGCCGTCCCGCTCGTCATGCAGCTGCCGATCGGCGCCGAGATGGACTTCAAGGGCGTTGTGGACCTGGTCCGCATGAAGGCGCTCGTGTGGTCCGCCGAGGCCGCCAAGGGCGAGATGTACGACGTCGTCGACATCCCGGCCACGCACACCGAGGCTGCCGAGGAGTACCGCGGCAAGCTGGTCGAGGCCGTCGCGGAGAACGACGACGAGATCATGGAGCTGTTCCTGGAGGGCCAGGAGCCCACCGAGGAGCAGCTGTACGCCGCGATCCGTCGCATCACCATCGCGACCGGCAAGTCCGACGGCGTCACGGTCACCCCGGTGTTCTGTGGCACCGCGTTCAAGAACAAGGGCGTCCAGCCCCTGCTCGACGCGGTCGTGCGCTACCTCCCGACCCCGCTCGACGTCGAGGCCATCGAGGGCCACGACGTGAAGGACCCGGAGCTGGTCGTCAAGCGCAAGCCGTCCGACGACGAGCCGCTGTCGGCGCTGGCGTTCAAGATCATGAGCGACCCGCACCTCGGCAAGCTCACCTTCGTCCGGATCTACTCCGGTCGCCTGGAGTCCGGCACCGCCGTGCTGAACTCCGTCAAGGGCAAGAAGGAGCGCATCGGCAAGATCTACCGTATGCACGCGAACAAGCGTGAGGAGATCGAGTCGGTGGGCGCCGGCGACATCGTCGCCGTCATGGGCCTCAAGCAGACCACCACCGGTGAGACGCTGAGCGACGACAAGCAGCCGGTGATCCTGGAGTCCATGGACTTCCCGGCGCCGGTCATCCAGGTCGCCATCGAGCCCAAGTCCAAGGGTGACCAGGAGAAGCTGGGTGTCGCCATCCAGCGTCTCGCGGAGGAGGACCCCTCCTTCCAGGTCCACTCGGACGAGGAGACGGGCCAGACCATCATCGGTGGTATGGGCGAGCTGCACCTCGAGGTGCTGGTCGACCGTATGCGCCGTGAGTTCAAGGTCGAGGCCAACGTCGGCAAGCCGCAGGTCGCCTACCGTGAGACGATCCGTAAGGCCGTCGAGCGCGTCGACTACACGCACAAGAAGCAGACTGGTGGTACCGGCCAGTTCGCCAAGGTGCAGATCGCGATCGAGCCGATCGAGGGCGGCGACGCGTCGTACGAGTTCGTGAACAAGGTCACCGGTGGCCGTATCCCGAAGGAGTACATCCCTTCGGTGGACGCCGGTGCGCAGGAGGCCATGCAGTTCGGCATCCTCGCCGGGTACGAGATGACGGGCGTCCGCGTCATTCTTCTCGACGGTGGCTACCACGAGGTCGACTCCTCCGAGCTCGCCTTCAAGATCGCCGGTTCGCAGGCCTTCAAGGAGGCCGCGCGCAAGGCGTCCCCCGTGCTCCTTGAGCCGATGATGGCCGTCGAGGTCACCACGCCCGAGGACTACATGGGTGAGGTCATCGGTGACATCAACTCCCGCCGTGGTCAGATCCAGGCCATGGAGGAGCGGGCCGGTGCCCGCGTCGTGAAGGGCCTCGTGCCCCTCTCGGAGATGTTCGGCTACGTCGGAGACCTCCGCAGCAAGACCTCGGGTCGCGCAAGCTACTCGATGCAGTTCGACTCCTACGCCGAGGTTCCGCGGAACGTCGCCGAGGAGATCATCGCGAAGGCCAAGGGCGAGTAA
- a CDS encoding helix-turn-helix domain-containing protein — translation MDTQNPSAPSRAQARLADNKHPKRQSPYGGGLTHDHSRHTTRFTVIGNHLAQHPELSLVAIGLAAHIQSLPKGARVDIKTLAGRFAEGTTRIAAALRELEAHGYLRRERERVPGGRIITRTISCNQPGRGKDHAESEPVRPARAPRQQKAPRKPLPSVPQPAYRSPTLLQTATDLLADLRRADPRLLLSACDTAHLAPGVAAWLERDLTPTAVRDALTGDLPNEPLHRPAALLAHRLVAQLPPLPPFRAPASPPSVHYEMTNCDGCDRGFRGPKGSRCRDCGPDHTTPDLMEDA, via the coding sequence ATGGATACGCAGAACCCTAGCGCGCCCTCGCGCGCCCAGGCCCGGCTTGCCGACAACAAGCACCCGAAACGGCAGAGCCCGTACGGCGGCGGTCTGACGCACGACCACTCCCGTCACACGACCCGCTTCACCGTGATCGGCAACCACCTCGCCCAGCACCCCGAGCTGTCGCTCGTCGCGATCGGGCTGGCCGCGCACATCCAGTCGCTGCCCAAGGGCGCCCGCGTCGACATCAAGACGCTCGCCGGCCGCTTCGCGGAGGGCACGACCCGTATCGCCGCCGCCCTGCGCGAACTCGAAGCCCACGGCTATCTGCGCCGCGAGCGCGAACGCGTCCCCGGCGGCCGGATCATCACCCGCACGATCTCCTGCAACCAGCCCGGTCGCGGCAAGGACCACGCGGAGAGCGAGCCCGTACGCCCGGCACGCGCGCCCCGGCAGCAGAAGGCACCTCGCAAGCCCCTCCCCTCCGTCCCCCAGCCCGCCTACCGCTCCCCCACCCTCCTCCAGACCGCCACCGACCTCCTCGCCGACCTGCGCCGCGCGGACCCCCGCCTCCTGCTGTCGGCCTGCGACACCGCCCACCTCGCGCCGGGCGTGGCCGCCTGGCTGGAGCGCGACCTCACCCCCACCGCCGTACGCGACGCCCTGACCGGCGACCTCCCGAACGAACCGCTCCACCGCCCGGCCGCCCTCCTGGCCCACCGGCTCGTGGCGCAGCTGCCGCCCCTGCCGCCGTTCCGAGCGCCGGCGTCACCGCCATCCGTTCACTACGAGATGACGAACTGCGACGGCTGCGACCGCGGCTTCCGGGGCCCGAAGGGGAGCCGCTGCCGCGACTGCGGGCCCGACCACACCACGCCCGACCTCATGGAGGACGCCTAG
- a CDS encoding Uma2 family endonuclease produces MTIVPDNAQHGSSHLYRAMRDFVQSMDDTLPGKFEITKEGIVHDMLAPVGPHELTVLRLRKRLERVMPEEIVAHTGEPDVEGEAEGIMRRPDVMVIAEADMEVEGTFDPRTIHAAVEVVSRSNPDNDWVAKMRDYPLLGIPVYAVFDPRSGEGAVLTDIHATPDGPRYATRKDFVYGEDVTVADWTISTENLPRYPDKG; encoded by the coding sequence ATGACCATCGTGCCGGACAACGCACAGCACGGCTCCTCCCACCTCTACCGGGCCATGCGGGACTTCGTTCAGTCGATGGACGACACACTCCCCGGCAAGTTCGAGATCACCAAGGAAGGGATCGTTCACGACATGCTGGCGCCCGTCGGCCCGCACGAGCTCACCGTGCTGCGCCTGCGGAAGCGCCTGGAAAGGGTGATGCCGGAGGAGATCGTGGCCCATACCGGTGAGCCGGACGTGGAGGGCGAAGCCGAAGGCATCATGCGACGGCCCGACGTGATGGTGATCGCCGAAGCCGACATGGAGGTCGAGGGAACTTTCGATCCCCGCACGATTCACGCCGCCGTCGAGGTCGTCTCCCGCTCCAACCCCGACAACGACTGGGTCGCCAAGATGCGCGACTACCCGCTGCTCGGCATCCCCGTGTACGCGGTCTTCGACCCCCGCAGCGGCGAAGGCGCCGTCCTCACCGACATCCACGCCACCCCGGACGGCCCGCGCTACGCCACCCGCAAGGACTTCGTCTACGGCGAGGACGTCACCGTCGCCGACTGGACCATCTCCACGGAGAACCTGCCCCGATACCCGGACAAGGGCTGA
- the tuf gene encoding elongation factor Tu codes for MAKAKFERTKPHVNIGTIGHIDHGKTTLTAAITKVLHDAFPDLNEASAFDQIDKAPEERQRGITISIAHVEYQTETRHYAHVDCPGHADYIKNMITGAAQMDGAILVVAATDGPMPQTKEHVLLARQVGVPYIVVALNKADMVDDEEILELVELEVRELLSEYEFPGDDLPVVKVSALKALEGDKEWGQSVLDLMKAVDENIPQPERDVDKPFLMPIEDVFTITGRGTVVTGRIERGVLKVNETVDIVGIKQDKTTTTVTGIEMFRKLLDEGQAGENVGLLLRGIKREDVERGQVIIKPGSVTPHTEFEAQAYILSKDEGGRHTPFFNNYRPQFYFRTTDVTGVVTLPEGTEMVMPGDNTEMKVELIQPIAMEEGLKFAIREGGRTVGAGQVIKITK; via the coding sequence GTGGCGAAGGCGAAGTTCGAGCGGACTAAGCCGCACGTCAACATCGGCACCATCGGTCACATCGACCACGGTAAGACGACCCTCACGGCCGCCATTACCAAGGTGCTGCACGACGCGTTCCCGGACCTGAACGAGGCCTCGGCGTTCGACCAGATCGACAAGGCTCCCGAGGAGCGCCAGCGCGGTATCACGATCTCGATCGCGCACGTCGAGTACCAGACGGAGACCCGTCACTACGCCCACGTCGACTGCCCCGGTCACGCGGACTACATCAAGAACATGATCACGGGTGCGGCGCAGATGGACGGCGCCATCCTCGTTGTCGCCGCCACCGACGGCCCGATGCCGCAGACCAAGGAGCACGTGCTCCTGGCCCGCCAGGTCGGCGTTCCGTACATCGTCGTCGCGCTGAACAAGGCCGACATGGTGGACGACGAGGAGATCCTGGAGCTCGTCGAGCTCGAGGTCCGTGAGCTGCTCTCCGAGTACGAGTTCCCGGGCGACGACCTGCCGGTCGTCAAGGTCTCGGCGCTCAAGGCCCTTGAGGGTGACAAGGAGTGGGGCCAGTCCGTCCTCGACCTGATGAAGGCCGTCGACGAGAACATCCCGCAGCCCGAGCGTGACGTCGACAAGCCGTTCCTGATGCCGATCGAGGACGTCTTCACGATCACCGGTCGTGGCACCGTCGTCACCGGCCGTATCGAGCGTGGTGTCCTCAAGGTCAACGAGACCGTCGACATCGTCGGTATCAAGCAGGACAAGACCACCACCACGGTCACCGGCATCGAGATGTTCCGCAAGCTGCTCGACGAGGGCCAGGCCGGTGAGAACGTCGGTCTGCTCCTCCGTGGCATCAAGCGCGAGGACGTCGAGCGCGGCCAGGTCATCATCAAGCCCGGTTCGGTCACGCCGCACACCGAGTTCGAGGCCCAGGCCTACATCCTGTCCAAGGACGAGGGTGGCCGCCACACGCCGTTCTTCAACAACTACCGCCCGCAGTTCTACTTCCGTACGACGGACGTGACCGGCGTGGTGACCCTCCCCGAGGGCACCGAGATGGTCATGCCCGGCGACAACACGGAGATGAAGGTTGAGCTCATTCAGCCCATCGCCATGGAAGAGGGCCTGAAGTTCGCCATCCGTGAGGGTGGCCGGACCGTGGGCGCCGGCCAGGTCATCAAGATCACGAAGTGA
- a CDS encoding RNA polymerase sigma factor → MYDPAAFEVFYRRHVDAVTRFMARRVTDPHTVADLTAETFLAVIDSARTYRPDLGSETAWLYGIARNVVAAEARRSARQSALGGRMAGRRLLEADDIGRLEDKLDAEAAGRRALAALDGLPEGERAVVELVAVDQLSVSEAAAALGIRKVTARVRLHRARRTLRSATVVSDHPAGLSYAGGEA, encoded by the coding sequence ATGTACGATCCGGCGGCCTTCGAGGTGTTCTACCGCCGTCATGTCGACGCCGTCACCCGCTTCATGGCCCGGCGGGTCACCGATCCGCACACCGTCGCCGATCTCACCGCCGAGACCTTCCTCGCGGTGATCGACTCCGCCCGCACGTACCGCCCCGACCTCGGGAGCGAGACGGCCTGGCTCTACGGCATCGCGCGCAACGTGGTCGCGGCGGAGGCGCGGCGCAGTGCACGGCAGAGCGCGCTCGGCGGCCGGATGGCCGGCCGTCGGCTGCTGGAGGCCGACGACATCGGCCGACTGGAGGACAAGCTCGACGCCGAGGCGGCCGGACGGCGGGCGCTGGCCGCGCTGGACGGGCTCCCCGAGGGTGAGCGCGCGGTCGTCGAACTCGTCGCCGTCGACCAGTTGAGCGTCTCCGAGGCGGCCGCGGCGCTCGGGATACGCAAGGTCACGGCGCGCGTACGGCTGCACCGGGCCAGGCGGACGCTGCGCTCGGCAACGGTGGTCAGTGATCATCCGGCAGGGCTCAGCTACGCAGGGGGAGAGGCATGA
- a CDS encoding DUF397 domain-containing protein: protein MIRKASAEDAPELAWFKSSYSDGTNGESCVEIAHAPGTVHIRDSKDTRLPQLTLTSTAWADFVSYAIEG from the coding sequence ATGATCCGCAAGGCCTCCGCCGAGGACGCCCCCGAACTGGCGTGGTTCAAGAGCAGCTACAGCGATGGCACCAATGGCGAGTCATGCGTCGAGATCGCCCACGCCCCCGGCACCGTCCACATCCGCGACTCCAAGGACACACGGCTCCCTCAGCTCACGCTGACATCGACCGCCTGGGCGGACTTCGTGTCGTACGCGATCGAGGGCTGA